The Gammaproteobacteria bacterium DNA window AGTTGAGTTAGTAGAAATTGAGTTATTCGTGCTTGCACTGACAGAGTCTAACAGATTGCTAAATACTTTGAGTTTGTTAAAAGTCAATTGCTCAAATGACTTTGCATTTTTAATAAGATTAGAATTCACCTCTTGTTCTACAAAATTTGTAACGTAGGACTTTGAGAAAAAAGTTTGTAAAGATAAAGGTATAAATGCAGCAATAAAAAATACAATAAGTATTTTTACACTAAATGATTTAAATATAGATGTATGAAAATTCAAAATCGGCTCGATTTAATAATTATTGCCAGATCCAATCCACTTGCCATTGTTGGCGCGAATAACATCATCTAGTGAAGACTTCTCAAATACAGCAGTAGTAGTAAGACCATCTTTACCGGTGCTATATAAGTCGTAATCATTATTAATTAGTCTTAAATTTTTATCTTTGCGTCGTTTCTCATCTGAAGCTGATTTGTGTGAGATGTATTGATATGGCTTTCCCCATGGGTCTTGCATGTTGTCCAGGTCAAGTATTGATAGATCATCCGGCAGTTTATTATTAGCTAATTGATACTTAGCAATGACAATACTTATGTCACTAATATCTTTAACGGCTTGTTCGATATCTCTATGATTCTGATGTTTTTGGTATGCAGGTATTGCTAGGACTGTTAGTAGTCCGATTGCAGCTGTAATTATGAGTATCTCAATTAGCGTAAATCCATTACGAAAATTACGAGATAGTGAAAAATCGAGAAATGCCATAGAAAAGTGTGTGGTTTGGATCTATATCCTTTTCTACTTTATATAGGTATATTATTTCTATTAAACACACACTGTGACAGGTGGTATTTTCTTGTCACATAATCGGATAATTTTACGGATGCGACTGCCTAACAAGTTGATATAAATGAATAAAATTTATCCATTCAAAATGATTCTATTGTCATCTTGATGAGTAATAGCGGCATTAACTTCTGTTGGATATGAAATAAGAAATGCTAATCTAAAATTATAGAATTTTGTTGTTTTTCATCACGTATATTTCATATGCGAAAAGTTCATCGAATTGTTTTTTAAATATCGAAAAATAATGGATACTAATTTAATTCAATACGTTAATTTATTTAAAGCAGCAAAGTTAACATCTGTGTCGATTACTAAAATATACAGGTTTATACATGCAGGTGAATTAGAGGTATATAGTAAAAATGGTGAATATGTTGTGAATGTTGAAGATCTTTTGAGGATTAATAAGTCTATTCAAGATTGTGAATTGTTTGAACCCACATTTATGACACTAATATCTACGATTAAAGATACTAAATAATTGAAATTAGATTGTTTATCAACAATTAATATCTCTGAAATTTCCTTCATACCAAATAGAAGGTGTTCCTTCGTTGACAGTTGCATGTTGTACTTCGCCGACTAGAATTTCGTGGTCGCCACCTGGATATGTGTCTTTAATATTGCATTCAAGAGTAAAAATGCTGTTTGATATGATTGGTAGTCCACTTTTACCATCATCAAATTCGCCGCCATCAAATTTATCGACACCCTTAGTAGCAAATTTGAACGCTAATTCGTGCTGTTGATGACCAATAACGTTCACAGCAAATTTATCGCATGTAACAAATGGCTCAAAGCAATCAGCTGTATTTGCCAAGCAAACTAAAATTAATGGTGGATCCAATGAAAGTGATGAGAATGCAGATGCTGTAAATCCATGTTTCTTTCCACTAGAGCTGATTGTAGTAACAATGACTACTCCGCTTGGGAAGCGACTCATCGCCTTTTTAAATACTTGATTATCCATTTTTGACATTAAATTTATTAATAGAGGTTAAATTTTGACTGGTTAAAGATTATTTAGCAATTAACATACCACGGAATAATATTCTGTAAGTATCTGATTAAATAGCTAATTTTATTTGAATCCACTATTTATGTGTTCCATTTGGAAACTTTGTTTCTCTTGTGAAACAATATGAGCGTTGATTATAAAATTATGTTCAAATAGAAACAATTCTAATAAAATTTAGTTAGATCTAATAATAAAAATAAATAGAAGCTCTGCAAGACTAATAATTTTTGAAATAAATAAAAATAATTAAAAAATTATAAGGAGTAATACATTATGGCTTTTGCACACGTTCATAAGATATTAGTTGTCGATAATGATGTAGATTTTGCTGAGTCAGTTACGCTAACACTTATAGATGAGGAATTTGCTGTAACTCATGTTAAAAAAGTAGAAGATGCAATCAATATTTTGTTGGCAGAACATTTTGATTTGGTTCTTAGTGATTTGAAATTAAGTGGAAAAACTGGATTAGATCTGCTCAGAAAAATTAGATCAGAAAAACTAGATTGCCCTACCATTATTTATACCAGTTATACTTCTATTAAATGTGCGGCACAGGCATTGCGCCTTGGTGCTGCAGATTACATTTTACGTCCATTTACTGATTCATACTTATTGCATGCTGTTGTTCGTGTAATTAATGAAAAGTGTATCAAAAAAGAAAATAAAAATCTCAAGCGTGATTTAAATAATGCGCTACAAAAGGAGAGGGTAATTATTGGTGAGAGTCAATCAATGAAAGAGCTTAAATCTTTGATTGAGCGTGTCGGTCCTTGTGAGGCTACAGTTTTAATTACAGGAGAAAGTGGTACAGGAAAAGAATTGGTTGCTCAAGCAATACATAAAGCTAGTCCTAGAAGTGAAGGAAGGTTCGTCGCAGTAAACTGTGGCGCAATTCCTAAAGAATTGATGGAATCAGAATTTTTTGGTCATGCTAAAGGAGCATATACAGGTGCGACAAACGAAACTGAAGGACTTATAAGGCAAGCAAATGGAGGAACTTTATTTCTAGATGAAATAGCTGAATTAGATCTCTCTTTGCAAGTGAAGTTACTCAGGGTGATTGAAGAAAGAATTGTGAGGCCGGTAGGTAGTAATAAAAACTACAATGTTGATATTAGAATTATTGCTGCAGGAAATCGTGATCTGCACTATGAAGTTAGTCAGGGAAAAATGCGAGAAGATCTTTATTATCGGCTTAATGTTGTGCAAATACTTGTGCCACCACTTAGAAATAGAGGAAATGATTTAGTACTGTTAGTTGATTATTTTATAAATACGCTCAATAAAAAATTAGGCAGAAAAGTAAATAGTGCCAGCAAAGAACTTATTTCATATTTATTTGAATATGAATGGCCTGGAAATATTAGAGAGCTTGAGAATTCTATTGAAAGAGCAATAATTTTAGCAAGTGATGATGAGTTGAGTGTTAATGACTTTAAGCATCTAGCAAATAATAACTCGTCTAATGTAAATTCATCATTGTCTGAAGGTAAAGAAATAGCAATCATGTCAATTGAAGAATTTACTAAGAAGATTGTTAAAACCTATCAACATAAATACAGCGAACAACAATTAGCGTCTTTGTTAGGTATAGGTAGGAAAGCGCTATGGATGCGAAGAAATCGTTGGGGTTTGTTTCGTAAAACCAATCAAGACTCTTTAAGTTACAGCGACTAGGAATTATCTAGGCAAAGCTCCTATAATTTTCTTTAATAAGCATCATAAGTATATATATCCGCGTTTTAATTATATTAGTAAATCTGATTATCATTCAGAAACGTTCTGATTCATTTTGAAACTTCCAACTATTGCATCTGTTCTGTATCACCTTGAATTTATGACTTAAATTCTTAGGCATGGCAATTGCTACATAATTAAGCTGACAAAGTAGTTAATTACATTGTTCAAAATTAGTTCAAACATTAAGTTTGGACTAATTTGATATAATAACTACTAATCAATAACTTAAACGTTACTTAATTAACTGTCTAATAAATACAATTTGTTATAAGCGCAATTGATTAGTATTAATCAAAATGCATAAGAAAGATGGCAGTACTAATGGAGGAAGTAAATATGTTTCATAATAAAGTTGCCAAAATATCATTCTTGGTCATGATTTTTTCGGCATTATTTGCATTAACTACACCTGTATTTTCAGAAGAAAGTATGTATATACCAATTCCAAGCTATAGAGTAGGCCCTTACGCTGCTGGTGGAACTGGTTACTACGGCGGGATTTTAGACTACTACAGCTTGCTTAATGAGCGAGATGGTGGTGTCGGAGGCGTAAAACTTACTTGGTCTGAGTGTGAAACTGAATATTCAGTTGAGAGAGGCGTTGAATGTTATAAGAGAATGAAAGATCGTGAAGGCGGTGCTCTTTTCTTTGATCCATTAAGTGTCGGTATTGCTATTGCCTTAAATGAAGTGGTTCGTGCAGATCAGATTGCACAAATTACAGTTAACCATGGCATGAGTGAAACAATTGATGGTGAAGTTTTTCCTTTCGCATTTCCACTAGGAATGGGTGTACCTGATGAATACAACGCTACGGTTCGATTTATGGCGCACTTAGAGTCTGATGAGGATCCTAATACAGTTGATATTAAAGGTGCTCTTAATGGTAAGACAATTGTAACTCTTCACCATGGTTCTCCTTACGGAAAAGAAGCTTTAGACTATATGTCTGCAATGGGCGAACAGTATGGCTTTGAACACGTAAGAATTGAGGTTCCACATCCTGGTAATGAGCAACAAGCACAATGGTTAAAAATCCGTAAGCTTAAGCCGGACTTTGTATTCTTGCGTGGTTGGGGTGTAATGAATCCTGTTGCTATGCAGACTGCATCTCGTATGGGTTACCCAGTGACTCGTTTAATCGGGAATATTTGGAGTAATTCAGATGAAGACGTAATCCCTGCTGGTGCTGCTGCAAATGGTTATCAAGCGATTACTACGCATCCAGCTGGAGTATTTACTAAAGTTCAAGATGAAATTATCAATGTGCTATACAACAATGGTAAGGGCGATCTAGAAGATAAAAGTAGACTAGGTAGCGTATATCATAACTTGGGTATCACAGCCGGTATTATGCATGTTGAAGCAATTAGGAATGCACAGAAACGCTGGGGAGAAGGTAAGAAGCTAACAGCTCAACAAGTTCGTTGGGGTTTCGAAAATATCCGATTTGATGATGCACGTATTGCAGAGCTCGGTGCAGAAGGCTTATTGGGTCCAATGCTGGTTACATGTAAAGACCATGTTGGTGGCCATAACTCTAAGTTTCAAAAATGGGATGCAAATAAGCGTCAGTGGGAAATTGTTACTCCATGGATAAGAAGTCAAGCACCTACTGATAAGCTTTTTGCAAGCGCTGAAAATTATCGTGTTGACAATCAGATAGAGAGTCGTGATTGTGATGATCCGCAGCAACGTGATAATTGGAAGTTGTCTAAGGATGAGCCTGCAGTCCCAGAAGGTGTTAGCACTTGGGGCGGCTAAGATAATTTATTAACCTCTTGGTTGATCTCTCTTAACTAAACCATTAAGGAGGAAGTAAGTTTAAATCTTTATATTAAAAGTGTTTACTTACATTGAGCTGGAGTATTGATATATCGATACTCCAGCTATTTTTGTTTCAACTTGGCTCCTTTAAACTTGAAGCAAGCTCTCAAAAGAAACATCCATATTTAATAAAATTCATCAGGTCAAATTCTATATATTCTATTTTATTAATATATCAGAAGCTTATGAAAGTACATTCCTGGCACAAATCATGCTGTTTAATAAATACTGCTGATAATTTATTGGAGTAGCATCGGTATGAAAATTAATTCCATCAACAAAGTTGTAATTGATTTACTTGGGTGTAAATTCATGAAAATTGCAGGTGATGAAAATCGGACATGTTATTAAAAAAGATTAGTTAAGTTGATAATAATACCTTACTGATCATCAAATATTTTACTACATGGAGAACTAAACAAATGAGCGAAAAAGAGTTCACATTTAAAGACGTTACTCCAGAAATGATAAAGTCTGTTAGAAAAGAAACTAGAGCAGGAACAATAGATTGTAGAGATGCGATTATTGAAAGTTGTGGAGATGTTGAGAAAGCAATTCAGATATTAAAGGAAAAGGGGATTGGAACACCTAAAAAAGTATGGACATAAAAGTTATTAGTTGCATTATAAAATAATGTATCACTCCAAAGTGATTGCAAAAAATATACTAAGAGTATGGAGGTGAAATAATGGCGACTTATCCTGATTTATTGCCAGATTCGAAAAATCCACTAAAGCCATCTGCATGGCTGAATTCCGACCAGGTTGAATTCGCTTATTGGGTGCCTAATATCTCCGGTGGCTTAGTTATAACTACCTTGCCTATGGATACAGATTGGACACCAGAAG harbors:
- a CDS encoding prepilin-type cleavage/methylation domain-containing protein, with translation MAFLDFSLSRNFRNGFTLIEILIITAAIGLLTVLAIPAYQKHQNHRDIEQAVKDISDISIVIAKYQLANNKLPDDLSILDLDNMQDPWGKPYQYISHKSASDEKRRKDKNLRLINNDYDLYSTGKDGLTTTAVFEKSSLDDVIRANNGKWIGSGNNY
- a CDS encoding ABC transporter substrate-binding protein — translated: MFHNKVAKISFLVMIFSALFALTTPVFSEESMYIPIPSYRVGPYAAGGTGYYGGILDYYSLLNERDGGVGGVKLTWSECETEYSVERGVECYKRMKDREGGALFFDPLSVGIAIALNEVVRADQIAQITVNHGMSETIDGEVFPFAFPLGMGVPDEYNATVRFMAHLESDEDPNTVDIKGALNGKTIVTLHHGSPYGKEALDYMSAMGEQYGFEHVRIEVPHPGNEQQAQWLKIRKLKPDFVFLRGWGVMNPVAMQTASRMGYPVTRLIGNIWSNSDEDVIPAGAAANGYQAITTHPAGVFTKVQDEIINVLYNNGKGDLEDKSRLGSVYHNLGITAGIMHVEAIRNAQKRWGEGKKLTAQQVRWGFENIRFDDARIAELGAEGLLGPMLVTCKDHVGGHNSKFQKWDANKRQWEIVTPWIRSQAPTDKLFASAENYRVDNQIESRDCDDPQQRDNWKLSKDEPAVPEGVSTWGG
- a CDS encoding flavin reductase family protein, which translates into the protein MDNQVFKKAMSRFPSGVVIVTTISSSGKKHGFTASAFSSLSLDPPLILVCLANTADCFEPFVTCDKFAVNVIGHQQHELAFKFATKGVDKFDGGEFDDGKSGLPIISNSIFTLECNIKDTYPGGDHEILVGEVQHATVNEGTPSIWYEGNFRDINC
- a CDS encoding sigma-54 dependent transcriptional regulator, whose protein sequence is MAFAHVHKILVVDNDVDFAESVTLTLIDEEFAVTHVKKVEDAINILLAEHFDLVLSDLKLSGKTGLDLLRKIRSEKLDCPTIIYTSYTSIKCAAQALRLGAADYILRPFTDSYLLHAVVRVINEKCIKKENKNLKRDLNNALQKERVIIGESQSMKELKSLIERVGPCEATVLITGESGTGKELVAQAIHKASPRSEGRFVAVNCGAIPKELMESEFFGHAKGAYTGATNETEGLIRQANGGTLFLDEIAELDLSLQVKLLRVIEERIVRPVGSNKNYNVDIRIIAAGNRDLHYEVSQGKMREDLYYRLNVVQILVPPLRNRGNDLVLLVDYFINTLNKKLGRKVNSASKELISYLFEYEWPGNIRELENSIERAIILASDDELSVNDFKHLANNNSSNVNSSLSEGKEIAIMSIEEFTKKIVKTYQHKYSEQQLASLLGIGRKALWMRRNRWGLFRKTNQDSLSYSD